One Streptomyces sp. NBC_01237 genomic region harbors:
- a CDS encoding DinB family protein: MIQNDQKDITMTSNGPDLPQSVEREDLLALVTDQRTNFLYTVADLTEEQARSRTTVSELTLGGLVKHLAQVQRGWLEVVDGTAPVKVEWSDLDPDGNRLTESESLAGAVDAFHAAAGEFDRTVREETDLNRTVTLPQYPWSPPEPVSWTVRHVLLHVFREIAHHSGHADIVREALDGASTTARMAEAASRGE; encoded by the coding sequence TTGATCCAGAACGACCAGAAGGACATCACCATGACGTCGAACGGCCCCGACCTCCCGCAGTCCGTGGAGCGCGAGGACCTGCTGGCGCTGGTCACCGACCAGCGCACCAACTTCCTCTACACCGTCGCGGACCTCACCGAGGAGCAGGCACGCTCCCGTACGACGGTGAGTGAGCTGACACTCGGCGGGCTGGTCAAGCACCTCGCGCAGGTCCAGCGCGGCTGGCTCGAAGTGGTCGACGGCACGGCGCCGGTGAAGGTCGAGTGGTCCGACCTCGACCCCGACGGCAACCGGCTGACCGAGTCCGAGTCGCTGGCCGGAGCGGTCGACGCCTTTCACGCCGCTGCCGGGGAGTTCGACCGCACGGTCCGGGAGGAGACCGATCTCAACCGTACGGTGACGCTGCCCCAGTACCCGTGGTCGCCGCCGGAGCCGGTCAGCTGGACCGTCCGGCACGTTCTGCTGCACGTCTTCCGGGAGATCGCGCACCACAGCGGCCACGCGGACATCGTCCGCGAAGCCCTGGACGGTGCCAGCACCACCGCGCGGATGGCGGAGGCCGCCTCGCGCGGGGAGTGA
- a CDS encoding sensor histidine kinase — protein sequence MRPSFRPTALALLISAIVTGSLTLWAVAVAPDSVRTPLAWGAGAASVLLSVALAVIVRSLGTARALRAQRAAEAQRFTAETSRLVSASAADAQRFTAETARIKAAASAETARVTAEARAEMARITTATAAERARLTAESQQLTARATRAETERSAAVAACANAAGRMQALATSMLADLRDMEHRHTSEDVLGDLLHLDHRTAQAGRLADSIAVLTGARSGRRWAKPIVMESILRGAMGRIGSYQRVRLHSTSDVAIAGHAAEGVMHALAELLDNAANFSPPTAEVHVYVEEVPAGIVITVEDSGLVMSDVQLRRAERAVSAENQDLTGLSGTRLGLAVVGRLARKHGLTVSFRPSARGGTGALMMLPQDLISRTPSPTAAAPAPAPAPLAPAAAPAPVTGPPGPAEPEPAHAGATYPDASPASLPAARPAPDPAPGAQDPDQDTGPQGPESESTGAVPQFGESGLPKRRRGRTLAAAESRTGTAAPGEAESPRPRTTDPKVQAARFSTFSKAVRANSPHPEGNTR from the coding sequence TTGCGCCCCTCATTCCGGCCGACCGCACTCGCCTTGCTGATCTCGGCAATCGTCACCGGCTCACTGACCCTGTGGGCCGTCGCCGTCGCCCCCGATTCGGTGAGGACCCCGCTGGCCTGGGGGGCGGGCGCCGCCTCCGTGCTCCTGAGCGTCGCCCTGGCCGTCATCGTCCGCTCCCTGGGCACCGCCCGCGCGCTCCGTGCCCAGCGGGCCGCCGAGGCCCAGCGGTTCACCGCCGAGACCTCGCGTCTGGTCTCCGCCTCGGCCGCCGACGCCCAGCGCTTCACCGCCGAGACCGCCCGGATCAAGGCGGCCGCCTCCGCCGAGACCGCCCGGGTCACGGCCGAGGCGCGGGCCGAGATGGCCCGGATCACCACCGCGACCGCCGCGGAACGGGCCCGGCTGACCGCGGAGTCCCAGCAGCTCACCGCACGCGCCACCCGCGCCGAGACCGAACGGTCCGCCGCCGTCGCCGCCTGCGCCAACGCCGCCGGCCGCATGCAGGCCCTGGCCACCAGCATGCTGGCCGACCTGCGGGACATGGAGCACCGGCACACCTCGGAGGACGTACTCGGGGATCTGCTGCACCTGGACCACCGCACCGCCCAGGCGGGCCGGCTCGCCGACTCCATCGCCGTGCTGACCGGTGCGCGTTCCGGCCGCCGCTGGGCGAAGCCCATCGTCATGGAGTCGATCCTGCGTGGCGCGATGGGCCGGATCGGCAGCTACCAGCGGGTGCGCCTGCACTCGACGAGCGACGTCGCCATCGCCGGGCACGCGGCCGAGGGCGTCATGCACGCCCTGGCGGAGCTGCTCGACAACGCCGCCAACTTCTCGCCGCCCACCGCCGAAGTGCATGTGTACGTCGAGGAGGTCCCGGCGGGCATCGTCATCACCGTCGAGGACAGCGGCCTGGTCATGAGCGATGTGCAGCTGCGCCGCGCCGAGCGTGCGGTGTCCGCCGAGAACCAGGACCTCACCGGCCTCTCCGGCACCCGGCTCGGCCTCGCCGTCGTCGGCCGGCTGGCCCGTAAACACGGACTCACCGTCTCTTTCCGGCCTTCCGCACGCGGCGGCACCGGCGCGCTGATGATGCTGCCTCAGGACCTCATCTCCCGCACCCCGTCGCCCACGGCAGCCGCGCCCGCCCCGGCACCCGCCCCGCTCGCGCCCGCCGCCGCGCCCGCGCCGGTGACCGGACCCCCCGGGCCCGCCGAGCCGGAGCCCGCGCACGCGGGGGCCACGTACCCGGACGCCTCCCCCGCGTCCCTCCCCGCCGCCCGGCCCGCGCCGGACCCGGCCCCCGGCGCGCAGGACCCCGACCAGGACACCGGGCCCCAGGGTCCGGAGTCCGAATCGACCGGCGCCGTTCCCCAGTTCGGCGAGAGCGGCCTTCCCAAGCGCCGCCGCGGCCGCACGCTGGCCGCCGCCGAGTCCCGTACCGGCACTGCCGCCCCCGGCGAAGCCGAAAGCCCCCGGCCCCGTACCACCGATCCGAAGGTCCAGGCAGCCCGCTTCAGCACCTTCAGCAAGGCGGTACGAGCCAACTCCCCGCACCCGGAAGGCAACACCCGATGA
- a CDS encoding LysR family transcriptional regulator, giving the protein MSMEPTSGRPVELRHLRAFLAVADEGNVTRAAARLRLTQPAVSRTLAALEKHLGVRLVDRSTHHLALTPEGVAFRDKAAAAVAAFDEALDSGRLRHWPLRVGHAWSAFGPYTTPLLRAWQERYPDTPLELLRIDDRTAGLTRGEVDAALLRGPVDAPGLVTEVLFTEERVAAVAADGPLAAYVSLSLADLAGAGRTVVLNTVSGTTALDLWPPHARPASTLTVANTDDWLTAIAAGRGSGVSGASTAGMHPHAGVAYRPLHDAPPLPVLLARRDAPGHPALPKLAALAREIVGGDHHARP; this is encoded by the coding sequence ATGAGCATGGAACCTACCTCCGGCCGCCCCGTGGAGCTCCGGCACCTGCGGGCCTTCCTCGCCGTCGCGGACGAGGGCAACGTCACCCGCGCCGCCGCCCGCCTCCGGCTCACCCAGCCCGCCGTCTCCCGTACTCTCGCCGCCCTGGAGAAACACCTCGGCGTCCGGCTCGTCGACCGCTCCACCCACCACCTCGCCCTCACCCCCGAGGGCGTCGCCTTCCGCGACAAGGCCGCCGCCGCGGTCGCCGCCTTCGACGAGGCGCTCGACTCCGGACGGCTGCGCCACTGGCCCCTGCGCGTGGGGCACGCCTGGTCCGCCTTCGGCCCGTACACGACACCGCTGCTGCGGGCCTGGCAGGAGCGGTACCCGGACACCCCGCTCGAACTGCTGCGGATCGACGACCGCACCGCCGGGCTCACCCGGGGCGAGGTCGACGCGGCCCTGCTGCGCGGACCGGTGGACGCGCCGGGGCTCGTCACCGAGGTGCTGTTCACCGAGGAACGAGTGGCCGCCGTGGCCGCCGACGGACCCCTCGCGGCGTACGTCTCCCTCTCCCTCGCCGACCTCGCGGGTGCGGGCCGCACCGTCGTCCTGAACACCGTCTCCGGTACCACCGCCCTCGACCTGTGGCCACCGCACGCCCGGCCCGCCTCCACCCTCACCGTCGCCAACACCGACGACTGGCTCACCGCCATCGCGGCCGGGCGCGGCAGCGGGGTGTCAGGTGCCTCCACCGCCGGCATGCATCCGCACGCCGGGGTGGCCTACCGCCCGCTCCACGACGCACCGCCGCTGCCCGTGCTGCTCGCCCGCCGGGACGCCCCCGGCCACCCCGCGCTGCCGAAACTCGCCGCGCTGGCCCGCGAGATCGTGGGAGGGGACCACCACGCCCGGCCCTGA
- a CDS encoding FAD-binding and (Fe-S)-binding domain-containing protein codes for MAEQREGISGQTGDLRHDLGAAVRGEVDFGASARALMTMDASNYRRVPLGVVAPRDADDIAAALAVCREHGVPVVPRGGGTSIAGQATGTGIVLDLARHLRSIVELDAASRTAVVQPGVVLDDLRAAAAPHGLTFGPDPSTHSRCTLGGMIGNNSCGAHSVAWGTTADNVHALTVVRHGGERLRLDRNAGRGVGGSDRGRHIGQDRLPGQDRLPGQDRHDGQDRHDGQDRHTGQDRLPADTPPGLRALVDANLALLRTGYPDLPRRISGYALDALLPEHPGGPDPARAFCGSEGTLAVVAEATVRLVEVPRSRALAVLGYADESEAAEAAAGLLPYGPLTVEGMAADLVREPAGLPRGGAWLFVETGGATPAEARARAERVLRAAGALDGSVVTDPAAQRALWRIREDAAGTATRMPDGSEAWPGWEDCAVPPARLGPYLRDFRALLTDHGLRGTPYGHFGDGCIHVRIDFDLLSTEGVARFRRFSEEQADLVVAHGGSLSGEHGDGQARAELLPRMYGDELVGVFHRFKDLWDPDGGLNPGMLARPDRLDANLRFAVLPKRPVDVVFGYPQDGGDFPAAVRRCVGVAKCRTAAAGAGTDVMCPSFRATGQEAHSTRGRARLLHEMLAGEVITDGWRSTEVRDALDLCLSCKGCRSDCPVGVDMATYKAEFLHHHYRGRLRPASHYAMGRLPRWLRLAAPFARPLNALARMRPLAALARRLAGIAPERTIPVLATETFARWMRARAGRGTRIFPADRVVALWPDTFTDHLSPEVGRAAVRVLEATGRRAYLPARGVCCGLTYVSTGQLDAARRVMRRTLDRVDLFPGQPLVVLEPSCAATLRTDLPELFPDDPRAAELAASVRTLAQYLQEYAPDWTPPRTERPVVGQTHCHQHAVLGDDAERRLRERMGLTGELSGGCCGLAGNFGFEKGHWEVSVACAEEQLLPSVRAAEPGTEILADGFSCRTQLEQLAGRRARHLAEVLAEGLDMAQNDPAAGTGAP; via the coding sequence ATGGCCGAACAGCGCGAGGGGATTTCCGGACAGACGGGCGACCTGAGGCACGACCTCGGTGCCGCCGTGCGCGGAGAGGTCGATTTCGGCGCCTCCGCGCGTGCGCTCATGACGATGGACGCCTCCAACTACCGCCGTGTGCCGCTCGGCGTCGTCGCCCCGCGCGACGCCGACGACATCGCCGCCGCACTCGCCGTCTGCCGTGAACACGGGGTTCCGGTCGTGCCGCGCGGCGGCGGGACCTCCATCGCCGGGCAGGCCACCGGCACCGGCATCGTCCTGGACCTCGCCCGCCACCTGCGGTCGATCGTGGAACTGGACGCCGCCTCCCGTACCGCCGTCGTCCAGCCGGGCGTGGTCCTGGACGATCTGCGGGCCGCCGCGGCACCGCACGGGCTGACCTTCGGCCCGGACCCGTCCACGCACAGCCGCTGCACGCTCGGCGGCATGATCGGCAACAACTCCTGCGGCGCGCACTCGGTGGCCTGGGGCACCACCGCGGACAACGTGCACGCGCTGACGGTCGTCCGCCACGGCGGCGAGAGACTGCGGCTGGACCGGAACGCGGGCCGGGGCGTGGGCGGCAGCGACCGGGGGCGGCACATCGGCCAGGACCGGCTCCCCGGCCAGGACCGGCTCCCTGGCCAGGACCGGCACGACGGCCAGGACCGGCACGACGGCCAGGACCGGCACACCGGCCAGGACCGGCTCCCCGCCGACACCCCGCCGGGCCTGCGCGCACTCGTCGACGCCAACCTCGCCCTGCTCCGCACCGGCTACCCCGACCTCCCGCGCCGCATCTCCGGCTACGCGCTCGACGCCCTGCTCCCCGAACACCCGGGCGGCCCGGACCCGGCCCGCGCCTTCTGCGGCAGCGAGGGCACCCTGGCCGTCGTCGCGGAGGCGACCGTCCGCCTGGTCGAGGTCCCGCGCTCCCGTGCGCTCGCCGTCCTCGGGTACGCCGACGAGTCCGAGGCCGCCGAAGCCGCCGCCGGTCTCCTGCCGTACGGTCCGCTCACCGTCGAGGGCATGGCCGCCGACCTCGTGCGCGAACCGGCCGGACTGCCGCGCGGCGGGGCCTGGCTGTTCGTCGAGACGGGCGGGGCGACCCCGGCCGAGGCCCGCGCCCGCGCCGAACGCGTCCTGCGGGCGGCCGGCGCGCTCGACGGCTCGGTCGTCACCGACCCGGCCGCACAGCGCGCCCTGTGGCGCATCCGCGAGGACGCCGCCGGCACGGCGACCCGGATGCCCGACGGCAGCGAGGCATGGCCGGGCTGGGAGGACTGCGCGGTTCCGCCCGCCCGGCTCGGCCCGTACCTCCGTGACTTCCGCGCCCTGCTCACCGACCACGGGCTGCGCGGCACGCCCTACGGCCACTTCGGCGACGGCTGCATCCACGTCCGGATCGACTTCGACCTGCTGAGCACCGAAGGCGTGGCCCGCTTCCGCCGGTTCTCCGAGGAGCAGGCGGATCTCGTCGTCGCGCACGGCGGCTCCCTCAGCGGGGAGCACGGCGACGGCCAGGCGCGCGCCGAACTGCTGCCCCGGATGTACGGGGACGAACTCGTCGGTGTCTTCCACCGCTTCAAGGACCTGTGGGACCCGGACGGCGGCCTGAACCCCGGCATGCTCGCCCGCCCGGACCGCCTCGACGCCAACCTCCGCTTCGCCGTGCTGCCGAAACGCCCCGTGGACGTCGTCTTCGGCTACCCGCAGGACGGCGGCGACTTCCCGGCGGCCGTCCGCCGCTGCGTGGGCGTCGCGAAATGCCGTACGGCCGCGGCCGGAGCGGGCACGGACGTGATGTGCCCGTCCTTCCGGGCCACCGGGCAGGAGGCCCACTCGACGCGGGGCCGGGCCCGGCTGCTGCACGAGATGCTGGCGGGCGAGGTGATCACGGACGGCTGGCGGTCGACGGAGGTACGCGACGCGCTCGACCTCTGCCTGTCCTGCAAGGGCTGCCGCAGCGACTGTCCGGTGGGGGTGGACATGGCCACGTACAAGGCGGAGTTCCTGCACCACCACTACCGGGGGCGGCTGCGCCCCGCGTCCCACTACGCGATGGGCCGGCTGCCGAGGTGGCTGCGGCTCGCCGCCCCCTTCGCCCGCCCGCTGAACGCCCTGGCCCGGATGCGCCCGCTCGCCGCGCTCGCCCGACGGCTGGCGGGCATCGCACCGGAACGGACGATTCCGGTCCTGGCGACGGAGACGTTCGCACGGTGGATGCGGGCGCGGGCGGGCAGGGGGACCCGGATCTTCCCGGCCGACCGGGTGGTGGCCCTCTGGCCGGACACCTTCACCGACCACCTCTCCCCGGAGGTGGGGCGGGCGGCGGTACGCGTCCTGGAGGCGACCGGCCGCAGGGCATACCTCCCGGCCCGGGGCGTGTGCTGCGGCCTCACCTACGTATCGACCGGGCAGCTCGACGCGGCCCGCCGGGTGATGCGCCGCACCCTGGACCGGGTGGACCTCTTCCCCGGTCAACCGCTCGTCGTCCTGGAACCGAGCTGCGCCGCCACCCTCCGCACCGACCTCCCCGAACTGTTCCCCGACGACCCGCGGGCCGCCGAACTCGCCGCGTCCGTACGCACCTTGGCCCAGTACCTCCAGGAGTACGCCCCCGACTGGACCCCGCCCCGCACCGAGCGCCCCGTCGTGGGCCAGACGCACTGCCACCAGCACGCGGTACTGGGCGACGACGCCGAGCGGCGGCTCCGGGAGCGGATGGGGCTCACCGGCGAACTGAGCGGCGGCTGCTGCGGGCTCGCCGGGAACTTCGGCTTCGAGAAGGGGCACTGGGAGGTGTCGGTGGCCTGCGCGGAGGAACAACTCCTGCCGTCCGTACGGGCGGCGGAGCCCGGTACGGAGATCCTGGCGGACGGATTCTCCTGCCGGACCCAGCTGGAACAACTGGCCGGACGCCGGGCCAGACATCTCGCGGAAGTGCTGGCGGAGGGGCTGGACATGGCACAGAACGACCCCGCGGCGGGGACGGGGGCCCCGTGA
- a CDS encoding helix-turn-helix domain-containing protein produces the protein MVNRKELDPEQSPSAAFGACLRSLRDERGWTQDELGERMGCSGAHISAVETGRRTPTQQFAVSADRALGTGDRLERQSRAVRHRALLEGFPEYLTHEGRAVEIRLYEVGVIPGLLQTQAYASALGDSAVKRGVASREQADERIALVTQRQVSLARTPAPLVFVVLDESCLLRPIGGSALMDAQFTRLVEFAEQPNTVLQVAPFAIGVRRPMTLPVTVLTMPDRSLMSYAESANRGHLERDSTSVLPLLTDYHQLQAEALPRAASMAMISRLRKGNP, from the coding sequence ATGGTGAACCGAAAGGAACTTGACCCCGAGCAGTCGCCCAGTGCGGCGTTCGGAGCGTGTCTTCGCAGTTTGCGGGATGAACGAGGCTGGACACAGGACGAGCTGGGGGAGCGCATGGGGTGCTCCGGAGCGCATATCTCGGCCGTCGAAACTGGTCGGCGTACTCCAACTCAGCAGTTTGCAGTAAGTGCTGACAGGGCGCTCGGAACCGGCGATCGACTGGAACGCCAGAGCCGCGCCGTCAGGCATAGGGCGTTGCTGGAGGGGTTCCCGGAGTACCTCACTCACGAGGGGCGCGCAGTAGAGATCAGGCTCTACGAGGTCGGCGTGATACCTGGTCTGCTTCAGACGCAGGCGTATGCATCAGCACTGGGAGACAGCGCCGTGAAACGCGGTGTTGCCTCACGGGAGCAGGCCGACGAACGGATTGCGCTGGTTACGCAGCGGCAAGTGTCGCTCGCGCGAACACCAGCCCCGTTGGTGTTCGTGGTGCTCGACGAAAGCTGCCTTCTCCGCCCCATCGGGGGCAGCGCACTCATGGACGCGCAGTTCACGCGCCTGGTGGAGTTTGCCGAGCAGCCGAACACCGTGCTTCAAGTCGCCCCGTTTGCCATTGGGGTTCGTCGGCCGATGACGTTGCCCGTGACTGTGCTCACGATGCCGGATCGATCGCTCATGTCGTACGCAGAGTCAGCCAATCGGGGCCACCTTGAGCGAGACAGCACATCGGTGCTGCCTCTTCTGACGGACTACCATCAACTACAGGCCGAAGCGCTGCCCCGAGCGGCGTCCATGGCCATGATCAGCCGGTTACGAAAGGGCAACCCGTGA
- a CDS encoding roadblock/LC7 domain-containing protein produces MTATTDEKLNWLLEGLLERTPGTRHALVLSRDGLKLCRTPELSVDQADQLAAISAGIQSLSHGASIEFGDGTGGVRSAMTEFYGGVLFIVEAGAGAHLAVVAAEDSDVGLVGHNMSELVEQLGEHLVAPPRYPAEGPATAETTVV; encoded by the coding sequence ATGACCGCGACCACCGACGAGAAGCTCAACTGGCTGCTGGAGGGGCTGCTCGAACGCACGCCCGGCACCCGGCACGCCCTCGTCCTGTCCCGGGACGGCCTCAAGCTGTGCCGCACCCCCGAGCTCTCCGTCGACCAGGCGGACCAGCTGGCCGCGATCTCCGCCGGGATCCAGAGCCTGTCGCACGGCGCGTCCATCGAGTTCGGTGACGGCACCGGCGGCGTACGGTCCGCGATGACCGAGTTCTACGGCGGTGTGCTGTTCATCGTCGAGGCGGGCGCGGGCGCCCACCTCGCGGTCGTCGCCGCGGAGGACTCCGACGTCGGCCTCGTCGGCCACAACATGAGCGAACTCGTCGAGCAGCTCGGCGAGCACCTCGTCGCCCCGCCGCGCTATCCCGCCGAGGGCCCGGCCACGGCCGAAACCACGGTCGTATGA
- a CDS encoding EamA family transporter, translated as MNDRRTAAESAAAAVAVPEAVSALDGTGGGAARPGGRRAALAPVALVVAGGLSVQFGSAVAALLMPKAGALGVVTLRLAVAALVLLIICRPRLRGHSRADWGTVLAFGVAMAGMNTLFYQALDRIPLGIAVTLEVLGPLALSVIVSRRLINVLWAGLAVGGVVLLGGGGFDRLDPVGAAYALGAGAMWAAYIIFSARTGRRFPQADGLALAMVVAAVLSLPLGIVESGSKLVVPSTLALGAAVAMLSSVLPYTLELMALRRLPAPTFAVMMSLEPAIAAAAGFLILDQALSTTDALAIALVIGASVGAVRSQVGGGRKG; from the coding sequence GTGAACGACCGGCGCACCGCCGCAGAATCCGCCGCAGCGGCCGTCGCCGTACCCGAGGCGGTGTCGGCGCTCGACGGGACCGGCGGCGGTGCGGCACGCCCGGGTGGCCGACGGGCCGCACTCGCCCCGGTCGCGCTGGTGGTCGCGGGCGGCCTCTCGGTCCAGTTCGGCTCGGCGGTCGCGGCGCTGCTGATGCCGAAGGCCGGTGCGCTCGGCGTGGTCACCCTGCGCCTGGCCGTCGCCGCGCTGGTCCTGCTGATCATCTGCCGCCCCAGGCTGCGCGGCCACTCGCGGGCGGACTGGGGCACGGTGCTGGCCTTCGGCGTCGCGATGGCCGGGATGAACACGCTCTTCTACCAGGCGCTGGACCGCATCCCGCTCGGTATCGCCGTGACGCTGGAGGTGCTGGGCCCGCTCGCCCTCTCCGTCATCGTCTCCCGCCGCCTGATCAACGTCCTGTGGGCGGGCCTCGCGGTGGGCGGGGTCGTCCTGCTCGGTGGCGGGGGCTTCGACCGCCTGGACCCGGTCGGCGCGGCGTACGCCCTGGGCGCGGGCGCGATGTGGGCGGCGTACATCATCTTCAGCGCCCGCACCGGCCGCCGCTTCCCGCAGGCGGACGGCCTGGCCCTGGCGATGGTGGTCGCGGCGGTCCTCTCGCTGCCCCTGGGCATCGTCGAGTCGGGCAGCAAGCTGGTGGTCCCCTCCACGCTGGCGCTCGGCGCGGCGGTGGCGATGCTGAGCTCGGTCCTCCCGTACACCCTGGAACTGATGGCCCTGCGACGGCTCCCCGCCCCCACGTTCGCCGTGATGATGAGCCTGGAACCGGCGATCGCGGCGGCGGCGGGCTTCCTGATCCTGGACCAGGCCCTGTCCACCACCGACGCCCTCGCCATCGCCCTGGTCATCGGCGCGAGCGTGGGCGCGGTACGCAGCCAGGTGGGCGGCGGCAGGAAGGGCTGA
- a CDS encoding DUF397 domain-containing protein: protein MMTESPRWFKSSFSENGGQCIEVATNLAASRGMVPVRDSKDLSGPTLDLRADAFASFVAGVKAGEFGTV, encoded by the coding sequence GTGATGACCGAATCCCCTCGTTGGTTCAAGTCCTCATTCAGTGAGAACGGCGGCCAGTGCATCGAAGTTGCCACCAACCTCGCCGCCTCGCGCGGCATGGTCCCCGTACGTGACTCCAAGGATCTGAGCGGTCCCACCCTGGATCTTCGTGCCGATGCGTTCGCTTCCTTCGTGGCGGGCGTCAAGGCAGGAGAGTTCGGCACCGTCTGA